Sequence from the Methanosarcina siciliae T4/M genome:
GCTTCTCCATGTCGTCCATGTTCTTCACAACGTGTTTGATCACAGATGGCTGCTGCTTCAGGTCGCCAGCTTTTATTCCGCAGCCAAAAAGTTCTGCTTCTGCTGTGATGTCAAAGGGAACTCTAACGGCTTCAAAGCCAATTACTGTGTGTCCTGCTTCCGCAAGTGTTGCCATTTTTTCTGCGTCTGCATGGGCTTCAGGCCAATAGGCTCCGCAGGCTTCCATCTGTTCGACGGTTGCGGTCTGGGTGAAACAGACTGCAGGCATTCTGTCTACTGGCTGTTTCCTCAATGCACGGTATAATCTTTCTTTTGGGGTATATTCTGTCATCTATAATCCCTCTCTAAGTTCTATAGACAGCCCTAGATTCAAAAACCCATACTATAAATAAATATGTATTATTATTCCTTAATTAAAGCTCTTATTATATAAAGATCTCAATTAAAACAGGCGGAAAGGGCTGAAAATTTTCTTAATACAAGTAAACTTGTTTTATCCGGGATTTTTGGACAGAAAGTTTAAAATAGCTGAGGATTTGCAGCTTTGATTGAAGGCTGCCGGATGCTTTGAAACAGTGGCAAACACGGCATTTCCGTACACAACTTAGCATTCGTAAGATTGATGGTTTGCAATAAAATAATTTATACAGGAGTTCAACCTTTCTTTTATGCCGCGTTATATGATTTTTTACATTAATTGTATTTATTCAGGAGGTAAATAGGATGCACATTTATGTTGTCTATGCTCATCCGAGTAAATCTTCTTTTACTTATGAAGTTTTACATTCTTTTTTAAAAGGTTTGAGCGAATCAGGTAATACTTTTGAAATCGGGGATCTTTATGCGATGGATTTTAAATGTGAGCTGGATCTTGACCAGTATACTCGCGAAATGAGCAGGACAGTGTTGCCTCTTGTTCCGGATGATGTTAAAAAAGAGCAGGAAAAAATACAGAGATCCGATGCAGTAGCTTTTGTTTACCCTGTGTGGTGGAGTGACTGCCCCGGCATATTAAAGGGCTGGTTTGACCGGGTATGGACAGTAGGTTACGCTTATTTTTACGACGAAAATGCAGAAAGAAAATCCTTCATTAAACCAAAAAAAGCACTGGTGTTATGTACCGCCGGGCATACGATTGAATACCTTGAAACAACCGGAATTGCTCAAAGTATGCGCTGCATCATGCTTAAAGACCGTTTGAATAATGTTGGCTTTACGGATGTGAAAATGGAAATACTGGGCGGTATGGTGAACAAAAATGATCTTGTAAAAAGGTCAAATCTGGAAAAGGCATACAGTTTGGGTGTAGCTTTTTTTAAACATTGATTTTTTTGTTTTTCGCTATCCTTTTAGCTTTTCAATACCCTGGCTTTTCTCCTATCCTTTTAACTTTTCGATACCCCTTTAGCTTTTAGATCTCTCATATGTATGACCTGTAATCAATTTTTGAACGTTGGCACAACAGTGCAGAGCAATCTAAAATAATAAGGGGAGAGCTGCAGTGAGTGACATGAGTGGCATTATCCATTCTGATACGGGCATAGTCGGAGGAGACATTGCAGGTCTTTATGCCTGTTATAAATTAATACAGTTAAAAGGCGTTAACCATGCCATTTCTCTGTTTGAAGGTTCAAATCGCTTCTGGCAATCCCGATCCCGCTGGTGAAGTGTTTTTTTGTTAATGAGAATCCCTGGTGGAATGAATTCACACCTTCACAGACGAGGGTTTCATCCGCCCCGGCAAGAGAAATCCATTATTCCTTCAGGGAGAACGGAATCCGTAAATGAAAAATGGTTATTGTTTATGGTGACCAGCCAAGCATGAATTACTGGACTCCGTTTGTACGGCAGAAAAAGCATCTACAGGCAGAGCTGAATCTTGACCGGCGGCTTGTCGAGGGCTGTACACGATATTTACGCTCGGACCCCGATAATAAGGACGTGAAAGAGATAGAAGTAGGGGCTAAATTAATAAATTGTTTCGGCATCAGGGATTGGAGTCGGGAGCCTTTTGAGGCTGGCTGTCATATCTGGAAGGCTGGCGTTTGCGTTGAAGGGTAATAAAAGAGTTAACGGCATTCTCACTTTACGAGGCATCTCCCTCAAACAAAAATATATATATGCGGGGAGGCTTATTCGGACTTCCAGGGCTTTATCGAAGGGGGTTTGCGTACAGCCTTGCAAGTTACAAAGCAAATTCTTTGATTCTTGTAGTTTTATTCTTGAAAATTCAACCAATAATACTAATTTATATAATTCATGGGTTCTATTTTACATAATTAATATCGAATAATATTGCATCCTCTCCATATACTTAAAAATATAAACCCTTCATGTCATCCGTTTCCGAGGCAGTCTATGGTGCCGGGCTTCTCGGGACGGTTTATGCTTCAGGAGAATCTAAAAATGTATGGAATAGCACTTGACCTGGGTACCAGTGGTTTTCGAGCCCAGCTTATTGATCTTGATACGCGTGAGACCTTAAAAACAGTCATAACCATGGGTCATCCTCTCCCAGGGGGAAATGTCATGGACCACCTGGATTTTGCAATCACGACCGGGGAAAATGTGGCTCATGATGTTATTATCGAAACCGTCAGGAGGATGTTCCTGAAACTTGGTGCCGATCTTTCTAAGGTGGAAAGGCTTGCAGTCTGTGGAAATCCTATCCAGCTTTCTCTTTTTCAGAATATCGAAATAAGAGACCTCGCATACGCCGGGGAAAATAAACAGAAAATGCTCGGGGTCCAGAACGTAAAAAGGGAATCCCGGGTATTTCCAGCCTCAGAACTTTTCGGAAACGACTTCCACCCTGACTGTGAAATAATCGTGCCTCCCGCAATCAGGCACGAAATCGGGGCTGATGCCCTTGCCATGATGCTCGAAACCGATTTCCTTACACAGACAGAACCTGCGCTTGTGACCGATTATGGGACAAATGCCGAAATGGCTCTCAAGGTAGGGGACAGAATTATAACGGCAAGCGCTGCGGCAGGCCCTGCAATCGAAGGGCAGGGGATCAGTTCCGGTATGCTTGCAAGCCCGGGAGCGATTTGCGATGTGAAGCCTGAGGGTGAATACTGGAAAATTCTGGTGCTTGACAGGGAGATGGAAAAGAAGGAAGCTTACCTGATCAACCCTGTAAGCGGCGAGATAAAAGAGTCTAACGAGTATGAGGTTTTAGGCATTACGGGAACAGGGGTGATCTCGGTTTTTGCCCTTGCACTGAAAAGCGGGCTGGTTGAACAGCTTCCCAAGCTCCCCAACGGAAAACTAATTTTAGGCCCTGGAATCGAAATTACTGAAAAAGATGTTGAAGAAGCCGGAAAAGCTATAGGGGCAATCCGGGCTGCTCACATGACTCTCATAGTGGAATCAGGAATCAAGTACGAAGACCTTGAGTATGCGTACATGTCGGGGGCTTCCGGAGCCTATGTAGACGCCGAAGCTGCCCGCCGGCTCGGGGCTGCCCCTGGATATGCCAGAAAAGTCGTACAGTTCGGAAACACCTCTCTCGCCCTCGCCCGGGAACTTGTGCTGGACAAGTCCAGGCTGGATGACGTTATAGAGATTGCAAAAAAGATTACTGCCGATCACCTTATGATGGCAACTAGCGATACTTTCAACAACTTCTACCTCTGTGAACTCTCCTACTGGACCATGGGCATGCCCCTCGAAATGTACGACCAGATGCTTGAACTCTACGGCCTGCCCACACTTCCCCTGACCCTCGAACATGCTGACATAGAAAAGAGAGTAAGTAAGGACATAGAGCATGTCGGAGTTGGCGGACTTGCCATCCTCAAAGAAATAGGCATAATCCTCGAAGTCCCGGTAGAAAAGTGCATTTACTGCCAGAAATGCGTAAAGGAATGCCCTGAAAACGCCCTCGAGATCGTTGAAACCGACGGAAAAAGGATTGCAAAGTACGACAGCCAGAAATGCCTCGGCACAAGCTGCCGGCGCTGTGTCAGTGTC
This genomic interval carries:
- a CDS encoding methylamine methyltransferase corrinoid protein reductive activase, translating into MYGIALDLGTSGFRAQLIDLDTRETLKTVITMGHPLPGGNVMDHLDFAITTGENVAHDVIIETVRRMFLKLGADLSKVERLAVCGNPIQLSLFQNIEIRDLAYAGENKQKMLGVQNVKRESRVFPASELFGNDFHPDCEIIVPPAIRHEIGADALAMMLETDFLTQTEPALVTDYGTNAEMALKVGDRIITASAAAGPAIEGQGISSGMLASPGAICDVKPEGEYWKILVLDREMEKKEAYLINPVSGEIKESNEYEVLGITGTGVISVFALALKSGLVEQLPKLPNGKLILGPGIEITEKDVEEAGKAIGAIRAAHMTLIVESGIKYEDLEYAYMSGASGAYVDAEAARRLGAAPGYARKVVQFGNTSLALARELVLDKSRLDDVIEIAKKITADHLMMATSDTFNNFYLCELSYWTMGMPLEMYDQMLELYGLPTLPLTLEHADIEKRVSKDIEHVGVGGLAILKEIGIILEVPVEKCIYCQKCVKECPENALEIVETDGKRIAKYDSQKCLGTSCRRCVSVCPENAVDITKLKIKEK
- a CDS encoding NAD(P)H-dependent oxidoreductase codes for the protein MHIYVVYAHPSKSSFTYEVLHSFLKGLSESGNTFEIGDLYAMDFKCELDLDQYTREMSRTVLPLVPDDVKKEQEKIQRSDAVAFVYPVWWSDCPGILKGWFDRVWTVGYAYFYDENAERKSFIKPKKALVLCTAGHTIEYLETTGIAQSMRCIMLKDRLNNVGFTDVKMEILGGMVNKNDLVKRSNLEKAYSLGVAFFKH